One genomic segment of Rhizobium gallicum bv. gallicum R602sp includes these proteins:
- the ccmE gene encoding cytochrome c maturation protein CcmE, translated as MTRKQKRLAVIGGGMGFILAAVLLVMFAFSQSVAYFYMPADLAKTPVAPETRIRLGGLVGEGSVVRGAGSTVEFAVTDGSGDQVKVKYTGILPDLFREGQGVVTEGKFAAGSREFMADTVLAKHDEKYMPKDVADRLKAQGLWQEGEGTQ; from the coding sequence ATGACGCGCAAGCAGAAGCGCCTTGCGGTGATTGGCGGCGGCATGGGCTTCATCCTCGCCGCGGTGCTGCTCGTCATGTTCGCCTTCAGCCAGTCGGTCGCCTATTTCTACATGCCGGCCGACCTTGCCAAAACACCGGTAGCGCCGGAGACGCGCATCCGCCTCGGCGGGCTGGTCGGCGAGGGCAGCGTCGTGCGCGGCGCAGGCTCGACGGTGGAATTCGCCGTCACCGACGGCAGCGGCGATCAGGTAAAGGTCAAATATACCGGCATCCTGCCCGACCTGTTCCGCGAAGGGCAGGGGGTCGTGACGGAAGGCAAGTTTGCGGCCGGCAGCCGGGAGTTCATGGCCGATACGGTGCTTGCCAAGCACGACGAGAAATACATGCCGAAGGACGTTGCCGACCGGCTGAAGGCGCAGGGTCTGTGGCAGGAAGGCGAGGGTACGCAATGA
- a CDS encoding heme lyase CcmF/NrfE family subunit: protein MIIEIGHYALVLALAAAIVVSLVPAIGARRLDQAMMDVAPLGSLVLFALVTFSFCVLTYAHVVSDFTVRNVWENSHSLVPLIYKYSGVWGNHEGSMMLWLLILALFSALVALFGRNLPDRLKANVLSVQAWISAAFILFILLTSNPFVRLDPAPAEGRDLNPVLQDIGLAIHPPLLYLGYVGFSVCFSFAVAALIEGRIDAAWARWVRPWTLAAWTFLTLGIAMGSYWAYYELGWGGWWFWDPVENASFMPWLAGTALLHSALVMEKREALKIWTVLLAILTFSLSLLGTFLVRSGVLTSVHAFASDPSRGVFILCILMLFIGGALSLFAFRAPRLSAGGLFAPVSREGALVLNNLILTVACGTVLTGTLYPLLLETLTGDKISVGAPFFNMTFGLLMAPLLVAVPFGPLLAWKRGDLLGVLQRLYVVAGVAFAAAIAVFYIEHGGPVLSVLGLAAGLFLVAGAAADLWYRAGIGKVKAHVAWKRLTGLPRSAFGTALAHAGLGVSVIGIVAVSAFSTEHVLEMKPGETTEAGGYTLSFDGLKPAKGPNYSEERGHFTVRRGGAVVADTWSAKRLYAARQMPTTEAGILTFGASQLYVSLGDPTKDGGIVVRIWWKPFILLIWGGTLLMAVGGFVSLSDRRLRVGAPRRKARPLKPVMEATE from the coding sequence ATGATCATCGAGATCGGTCACTACGCACTTGTCCTGGCGCTGGCGGCAGCGATCGTTGTTTCGCTGGTGCCGGCAATCGGCGCGCGCAGACTTGACCAGGCGATGATGGATGTCGCGCCGCTCGGCTCCCTCGTGCTCTTTGCGCTGGTGACCTTCTCCTTTTGCGTTTTGACCTATGCCCATGTGGTCTCCGACTTTACCGTCCGGAACGTCTGGGAGAACTCGCATTCGCTGGTGCCGCTGATCTACAAATATTCCGGCGTCTGGGGCAATCACGAAGGCTCGATGATGCTGTGGCTGCTGATCCTTGCGCTGTTCAGCGCCCTGGTGGCGCTCTTCGGCCGCAATCTGCCGGACAGGCTGAAGGCCAATGTGCTTTCGGTTCAGGCGTGGATCTCCGCCGCCTTCATCCTCTTCATCCTGTTGACCTCCAACCCGTTCGTCCGTCTCGATCCGGCACCGGCCGAGGGCCGCGACCTCAATCCGGTGCTGCAGGATATCGGGCTCGCCATCCATCCGCCGCTGCTTTATCTCGGTTATGTCGGCTTTTCGGTGTGCTTCTCCTTTGCCGTCGCCGCCTTGATCGAAGGCCGGATCGATGCCGCCTGGGCGCGCTGGGTCAGGCCCTGGACACTGGCGGCCTGGACCTTCCTGACGCTCGGCATCGCCATGGGCTCCTACTGGGCCTATTACGAACTCGGCTGGGGCGGCTGGTGGTTCTGGGATCCGGTCGAAAACGCCTCCTTCATGCCATGGCTTGCCGGAACCGCACTCTTGCATTCGGCGCTGGTGATGGAAAAGCGCGAGGCGCTGAAGATCTGGACCGTGCTGCTTGCAATCCTTACCTTCTCGCTGTCGCTGCTCGGCACCTTCCTGGTGCGCTCCGGCGTCTTGACCTCGGTGCATGCCTTTGCCAGCGACCCGAGCCGCGGCGTCTTCATTCTTTGCATTCTCATGCTCTTCATCGGCGGAGCGCTGTCGCTGTTTGCGTTTCGCGCACCGCGTTTGAGTGCGGGCGGCCTGTTTGCGCCGGTCTCGCGCGAAGGCGCCTTGGTGCTGAACAACCTGATCCTCACGGTTGCCTGCGGCACCGTCTTGACCGGGACACTCTATCCGCTGCTTCTGGAGACGCTCACCGGCGACAAGATCTCCGTTGGCGCGCCGTTCTTCAACATGACCTTCGGGCTCTTGATGGCACCGTTGCTCGTCGCCGTGCCGTTCGGTCCGCTGCTTGCCTGGAAGCGCGGCGACCTTCTGGGCGTGCTGCAGCGGCTCTATGTCGTGGCAGGGGTTGCCTTCGCCGCGGCGATCGCCGTCTTCTACATCGAGCACGGCGGGCCGGTGCTGTCGGTGCTCGGGCTGGCGGCCGGGCTGTTCCTGGTCGCAGGTGCGGCTGCCGATCTGTGGTATCGCGCCGGCATCGGCAAGGTGAAGGCGCATGTCGCCTGGAAGCGGCTGACAGGCCTGCCGCGCTCGGCCTTCGGCACCGCACTTGCGCATGCCGGACTTGGCGTTAGCGTCATCGGCATCGTTGCGGTGTCGGCCTTTTCGACCGAGCATGTGCTCGAGATGAAGCCGGGCGAGACCACCGAGGCTGGAGGCTACACGCTTTCCTTCGACGGTCTCAAGCCGGCGAAAGGGCCGAACTATAGCGAGGAGCGCGGACACTTCACGGTGCGGCGCGGCGGCGCCGTGGTCGCCGATACCTGGTCGGCGAAGCGCCTTTATGCCGCCCGCCAGATGCCGACGACGGAAGCCGGCATCCTCACCTTCGGGGCAAGCCAGCTCTACGTGTCGCTCGGCGATCCGACCAAGGACGGCGGCATCGTCGTGCGCATCTGGTGGAAACCGTTCATCCTGTTGATCTGGGGCGGGACGCTGCTGATGGCGGTGGGTGGCTTCGTGTCGCTCTCCGACCGGCGGCTGCGCGTCGGCGCCCCGCGCCGCAAGGCAAGACCGCTAAAACCGGTCATGGAGGCGACGGAATGA
- a CDS encoding cytochrome c-type biogenesis protein: MIRPILFAIALFLSAAPAFAVNPDEVLADPALEARARSLSAELRCMVCQNQSIDDSNADLAKDLRLLVRERITDGDTDEEVLNYIVSRYGEFVLLKPRLSTRTMLLWGAPVLLVIVGGISLLVFARRRAGKPTGSPLTAEEQAKLDELLGR, from the coding sequence ATGATCCGGCCGATCCTCTTCGCCATCGCGTTGTTTCTTTCCGCAGCACCGGCCTTTGCCGTCAATCCCGACGAGGTGCTGGCCGACCCGGCGCTCGAGGCGCGTGCCCGCTCGCTGTCGGCCGAACTGCGCTGCATGGTCTGCCAGAACCAGTCGATCGACGATTCCAATGCCGACCTCGCCAAGGACCTCAGGCTGCTGGTGCGCGAGCGTATCACCGATGGCGACACCGACGAGGAGGTACTGAACTACATCGTTTCGCGCTACGGCGAATTCGTGCTGCTGAAGCCTCGGCTCAGTACCCGCACCATGCTGCTTTGGGGCGCGCCAGTGCTCCTTGTCATCGTAGGTGGCATCTCGCTGCTGGTGTTCGCGCGGCGGCGTGCGGGAAAGCCGACCGGTAGCCCGCTGACGGCGGAGGAGCAGGCAAAGCTCGACGAACTGCTTGGCAGGTGA
- a CDS encoding adenylate/guanylate cyclase domain-containing protein, producing the protein MKRRLAAILIADVAGYSRLSQIDEEGTRRCFQADMDDIILPKITEHHGRLVKTMGDGLLVEFHSVVDALHCAIDVQREKALLKASDDGAMRLDFRIGVNLGDIIVEGDDIQGDGVNIADRIQALAEPGGIAISGTTYDQVKTKLDVGYTSLGRQKAKSIVEPIRVYRVVLDPNKAQTSPRSFKRLLRMPAGLAAAIAVLLLAAATAYWWQPWELGLTPTLVERFAYPLPDKPSVAVLPFINVSGNTEQDHLAQGLTDDLITELSKVSGLFVIARHSVFAIRNGEGKIQDVAAELGVHYVLEGTLQRAGPRLRINVKLIDALSGLSVWAERYDRQYADLFAIQDDVTGKIISALAVELSEGERTQLERIPSDNLEAYDYYMRAEQEGLAYSDVETYRRTLSYYQKAIDLDPNFADAHAGIARVAVDVWRNDYNFLWSAAVARKIAYDAAGQALKLDPDNARAHTVLALLQLVDGRAAEARDSANRAVQAQPNSAEAFGNLALILAHTGSHEEAVAEMEKALRLDPAPPSSFRLLAGIVFYTARDNRRAIPLIEAARDALPNAEPAREYLTAAYAYEGDRVRGAKEKAKLLELFPDANLTYYHYLYDYWREDDLEHHLAGLRAAGIPEWPFGFVGSEADQLDADALRNLISDKTWSGKHKNGTVFVQYFDKAGNTAYRSANTNITGTVEVQGNRLCERFGGYFLDRMVCGQVYRNKDAGQAGAQYVHVTPQALKFFSLTP; encoded by the coding sequence ATGAAGCGCCGTCTTGCAGCAATTCTGATCGCTGACGTCGCCGGTTACAGCCGTTTGAGCCAGATCGACGAAGAGGGCACGCGCCGCTGCTTCCAGGCGGATATGGACGACATCATCCTGCCCAAGATCACCGAACATCACGGCCGGCTGGTGAAGACCATGGGAGACGGCCTACTTGTTGAATTTCACAGCGTTGTCGATGCCTTGCATTGCGCAATAGACGTACAGCGCGAGAAGGCATTGCTAAAAGCATCCGACGATGGAGCGATGCGGCTCGATTTCCGCATCGGCGTCAACCTTGGAGACATCATTGTCGAGGGCGACGACATTCAGGGTGATGGCGTCAATATCGCGGACCGCATACAGGCGCTTGCCGAGCCGGGCGGGATTGCGATCTCCGGCACGACTTACGATCAGGTAAAAACCAAGCTTGATGTCGGCTACACCTCGCTTGGCAGGCAAAAAGCGAAGAGCATCGTCGAGCCGATCCGCGTCTACCGGGTCGTGCTGGATCCGAATAAAGCCCAGACATCGCCGAGAAGCTTCAAGCGTCTGTTGAGGATGCCTGCCGGGCTGGCGGCTGCCATTGCCGTCCTGCTTTTGGCCGCTGCCACAGCTTACTGGTGGCAGCCGTGGGAGCTTGGCCTGACGCCAACGCTGGTCGAGCGCTTCGCCTATCCCTTGCCGGACAAACCTTCGGTGGCGGTGTTGCCGTTCATCAATGTCAGCGGCAATACGGAGCAGGATCATCTGGCGCAGGGGCTGACCGACGACCTGATCACGGAACTGTCCAAGGTTTCGGGGCTCTTCGTCATCGCCAGACATTCAGTATTTGCCATTCGCAACGGTGAAGGAAAGATTCAGGATGTCGCGGCGGAGCTCGGCGTCCACTACGTGCTCGAGGGCACGTTGCAGCGCGCGGGGCCGCGGCTGCGGATCAACGTCAAGCTGATCGACGCGCTGAGCGGACTTTCGGTTTGGGCCGAGCGCTACGACCGCCAATATGCCGACCTTTTCGCAATCCAGGACGACGTCACCGGCAAGATCATCTCCGCGCTCGCGGTGGAACTCAGCGAGGGCGAGCGCACCCAGCTGGAGCGGATACCGAGCGACAATCTGGAAGCCTACGATTACTACATGCGGGCGGAGCAGGAGGGCCTCGCCTACAGCGACGTGGAAACCTATCGGCGCACGCTGTCCTATTATCAGAAGGCGATCGATCTCGATCCGAACTTTGCTGATGCGCATGCCGGCATTGCGCGCGTTGCCGTCGACGTCTGGCGCAACGACTACAACTTCCTCTGGTCGGCGGCTGTGGCGCGCAAGATCGCCTATGATGCGGCCGGACAAGCGCTCAAGCTCGACCCCGACAATGCACGCGCCCACACCGTTCTCGCCCTGCTGCAGCTGGTTGACGGTCGGGCCGCGGAGGCGCGGGACTCGGCAAACCGGGCGGTACAGGCGCAGCCCAACAGTGCGGAGGCCTTCGGCAACCTGGCTTTGATCCTCGCCCATACGGGAAGTCACGAAGAAGCCGTAGCTGAGATGGAAAAGGCTTTGCGGCTCGATCCCGCTCCACCGTCGAGCTTCCGGCTGCTGGCCGGAATCGTCTTTTACACTGCGCGGGACAACAGGCGCGCAATTCCGCTCATCGAGGCGGCGCGGGATGCGCTGCCCAACGCAGAGCCTGCGCGCGAGTACCTGACGGCAGCTTATGCGTATGAAGGGGACCGGGTTCGCGGCGCGAAGGAAAAGGCCAAGCTTCTGGAACTGTTTCCGGACGCCAACCTTACCTACTACCACTATCTCTACGACTACTGGCGCGAAGACGACCTGGAGCACCATCTAGCGGGATTGCGCGCGGCCGGGATTCCGGAATGGCCGTTTGGGTTCGTCGGTTCGGAAGCTGATCAGCTTGATGCAGACGCCTTGCGCAACCTGATCAGCGACAAGACGTGGAGCGGAAAACACAAAAACGGAACGGTGTTCGTCCAGTATTTCGACAAGGCCGGCAATACCGCCTACCGCAGCGCCAATACCAACATCACCGGCACGGTGGAGGTGCAGGGCAACAGGCTCTGCGAGCGGTTCGGCGGCTATTTTCTCGATCGCATGGTGTGCGGGCAAGTTTACAGAAACAAGGACGCCGGACAAGCCGGCGCACAGTATGTTCACGTAACCCCGCAGGCGCTGAAGTTCTTCTCGCTGACCCCGTGA